One segment of Synechococcus sp. MU1617 DNA contains the following:
- the cobA gene encoding uroporphyrinogen-III C-methyltransferase: protein MTTAEQTGTVYLVGAGPGDPELLTLKAHRLLSQCDALVYDSLVPEEVLDLVPAACERRFVGKRRGHHSVPQPSTNAVLVEMAQKHRTVVRLKGGDPFLFGRGGEEAAYLAERNIPVQVVPGVTAGIAAPAYAGIPVTHRRAGSSVTFVTGHEEIDKRRPSVDWRALAAASDGLVIYMGLHNLPRIAEELMAGGLAATTPVAVIQQGTVAGQRCLKATLVDVADQCRAEAFKSPSIVVVGEVIDQQVEACMPTPAAVTMPIPF, encoded by the coding sequence GTGACCACCGCTGAACAAACCGGAACCGTTTATCTGGTGGGAGCCGGTCCCGGCGATCCCGAATTGCTCACGCTGAAGGCGCATCGGCTGCTGAGCCAGTGCGATGCCCTGGTGTACGACTCGCTGGTGCCCGAGGAAGTGCTGGATCTTGTGCCGGCAGCCTGCGAACGCCGTTTTGTTGGCAAGCGTCGTGGACATCATTCGGTGCCACAACCAAGCACCAATGCCGTGCTCGTTGAAATGGCTCAGAAGCACCGCACGGTGGTGCGCTTGAAGGGGGGTGATCCCTTCCTCTTCGGCCGTGGAGGCGAAGAAGCGGCTTACCTGGCGGAGCGGAACATCCCTGTTCAGGTGGTGCCTGGTGTCACCGCTGGCATTGCCGCCCCTGCCTACGCCGGAATTCCCGTCACCCACCGGCGGGCGGGGTCATCGGTGACCTTCGTCACCGGTCACGAGGAAATCGACAAGCGCCGTCCTTCCGTGGATTGGCGTGCCCTGGCCGCGGCCAGTGACGGATTGGTGATCTACATGGGGCTGCACAACCTGCCCCGGATCGCAGAGGAACTGATGGCGGGCGGTTTGGCTGCGACAACCCCTGTGGCGGTGATCCAGCAGGGCACGGTGGCGGGGCAACGCTGCCTCAAGGCAACCCTGGTTGACGTTGCCGATCAATGCCGAGCCGAAGCCTTCAAGTCACCCTCGATTGTTGTGGTGGGA